One window of Aerococcus tenax genomic DNA carries:
- a CDS encoding replication initiator protein A — protein sequence MNFDYFYNRQSEMYNFIRLPMVLMEDEIFESISIEAKVLYSYMLNRMGLSYKNGWIDEDGKVFIYYTIESIKDQFNCASEKANKLIAELDIKSGIGLIEKKRQGLGKPNRIYVKDFMSIFNNMELKNQEVRKTKFQKFDNRNSRDSNIENQDFRKSEGNYNNISNNELRNNDFSKGQKPYGIYKNIFLTDEEYKDLTNELGSRISEYIDRLSSYMKANNRVYQDHKATIINWYLNDQAKSINDKSIRKMNYDIGESL from the coding sequence ATGAATTTTGATTATTTTTATAATAGGCAATCTGAGATGTATAACTTCATTAGGTTACCTATGGTATTGATGGAAGATGAGATTTTTGAGAGCATTTCTATTGAAGCTAAAGTTTTGTATTCATATATGCTTAATCGAATGGGTCTTTCGTATAAAAATGGCTGGATAGATGAAGATGGAAAAGTCTTTATTTACTACACAATTGAAAGTATAAAAGATCAATTTAATTGTGCAAGCGAAAAAGCAAATAAATTAATAGCTGAACTTGATATTAAATCAGGAATAGGACTGATTGAAAAGAAAAGGCAAGGACTTGGAAAGCCTAACAGAATTTATGTTAAAGACTTTATGAGCATATTTAATAATATGGAATTAAAAAATCAAGAAGTTCGAAAAACAAAATTCCAGAAGTTCGATAATCGAAATTCAAGAGATTCGAATATCGAAAATCAAGATTTTCGAAAATCAGAAGGTAACTATAACAATATTAGTAATAATGAGTTAAGAAATAATGATTTTAGTAAAGGGCAAAAGCCTTATGGGATATATAAAAACATATTTTTGACTGATGAAGAATATAAGGACTTAACAAATGAGTTAGGAAGCAGGATTAGTGAGTATATTGATAGGTTGTCGTCATATATGAAAGCAAATAACAGAGTGTATCAAGACCACAAGGCAACGATAATCAATTGGTATCTTAATGATCAGGCGAAAAGCATTAATGACAAATCAATAAGAAAAATGAATTACGATATAGGGGAGAGTTTATGA
- a CDS encoding type I restriction-modification system subunit M N-terminal domain-containing protein: protein MSEQVTTIQQALWNSANVLRSKMDANEYKNYTLGIIFYKFLSDQLLEKTCDLMGKDFVDLTQAQALYEETYHDEEDGEDLLNELRYTYSYTIHPDYTFTKFMEKINDNNFMLEDLAQGFRDIERSHPDFENLFEDVDLMSRRLGPTPQKRNQTITAVMKELAGLNFAKNSDLLGDAYEFLLGQFASESGKKAGEFYTPQPVSELMTRIAIQGKEDKLGLTAYDPTMGFRVIIVIEANSYVNIRSSRLLPNFKTQKINSWCAA, encoded by the coding sequence ATGTCTGAACAAGTAACGACAATTCAACAGGCCCTTTGGAATTCGGCGAACGTGCTGCGTTCAAAGATGGATGCCAACGAATATAAGAACTATACATTAGGAATTATTTTTTATAAGTTTCTATCCGACCAATTACTAGAGAAGACCTGTGATCTAATGGGGAAAGATTTCGTCGACCTCACTCAAGCACAAGCCTTATATGAAGAAACTTATCACGATGAAGAGGACGGAGAAGACCTCCTCAATGAGTTACGATATACCTACTCTTACACCATTCACCCTGACTATACCTTTACCAAGTTCATGGAAAAGATTAATGATAATAACTTTATGTTGGAAGACTTAGCGCAGGGCTTCCGTGATATTGAACGTTCACATCCTGATTTTGAGAACTTATTTGAAGATGTTGACCTGATGTCACGCCGTTTAGGTCCCACGCCACAGAAGCGTAACCAAACCATCACAGCCGTGATGAAGGAATTAGCGGGGTTAAACTTTGCTAAGAATTCCGATTTATTAGGGGATGCCTATGAATTCTTACTGGGTCAATTTGCCTCTGAATCGGGAAAAAAAGCCGGCGAATTCTATACCCCACAACCTGTTTCAGAATTAATGACTCGAATTGCCATTCAAGGCAAGGAAGATAAACTCGGATTAACCGCCTATGACCCAACTATGGGGTTTCGTGTCATAATAGTGATAGAGGCAAATAGTTATGTAAATATAAGGAGTTCAAGACTTCTACCAAATTTTAAAACTCAAAAAATAAATAGTTGGTGTGCTGCTTAG
- a CDS encoding DUF262 domain-containing protein: MDGSIQNLANFLKRSSKIIIPVYQRNYDWKLDNCKRLFSDLMNIHEEKRRTHFFGSIVVKPGTLIDETIVIDGQQRITTVSLLFLALCNWMYDNNVSDGSFTSENIRDEYLVNRLSNEGDKYKLHLNIEDDKIYKLLLTDPKHADRAVDVGNTNVLDNYNYFYQQVDQTSLSIVDLIQVISRLEVMGVNLSSPDDDAQLIFESLNSTGVDLTEADKIRNFLLMNENQEDQNRYFITYWHPIEKRTQYDLSLFFWYYMAIKQGKYPVKARLYEDFKRFYEKNFTDKEIFFKEINDYSYAFQEVIAANTGNLAIDDILFRLNQIDLTVMRPFLMSLVLAYNKGDLLEDEVVAMLELIESFTARHIIIKSSTSLFNKFYASLYRYFKRLYQKAKEEGQDIEKVEVLAAILVNKSNNLAFPKDEEVLADLRMRDFYNIRPNYRTYLFERLENYNHHEILNIYQGIEEGNYSIEHIMPQKLSKDWIKELGPNYEEIHESYLNRLGNLTITGYNSKYSNKSFQTKKTMDKGFNESHFVYLNALPREVDHWNEETIKERTRRLADKALEVWPYPEVDFEIKTENQDGLETYDGEKDFNSYQIKGYIFRDQEYRSVKNWTILLIEVLQELAYLDYQTLYQIAEEEKSRGWQTRLSTSKGDSRDQITKNIYIDTGLNNWNKMNIIRHLFDIYGIEYSELQVDVRPPKK, from the coding sequence ATGGACGGTAGTATTCAAAATTTAGCTAACTTTCTGAAGCGATCTTCAAAGATTATTATCCCTGTTTACCAACGGAACTATGATTGGAAACTGGATAACTGTAAACGATTATTTTCGGATTTAATGAATATTCATGAGGAAAAGCGCAGGACACATTTCTTCGGTTCCATCGTCGTAAAGCCAGGTACCCTTATAGATGAAACTATTGTGATCGACGGCCAACAGCGGATCACGACGGTTTCTCTCTTGTTTCTCGCTTTATGCAATTGGATGTACGATAATAATGTCAGCGACGGCTCCTTCACCAGTGAAAATATTCGCGATGAATACTTGGTGAACCGCCTATCTAATGAAGGCGATAAATATAAATTACATTTGAATATAGAAGACGATAAAATTTATAAGCTATTACTGACCGATCCTAAACATGCAGACCGGGCAGTAGACGTGGGGAATACCAATGTCCTGGATAATTATAATTATTTCTACCAACAAGTTGACCAGACTTCTCTGTCGATTGTTGATCTCATCCAAGTGATTTCCCGGCTTGAAGTCATGGGAGTGAATTTAAGTTCGCCTGATGATGATGCCCAACTCATCTTCGAAAGCCTCAATTCCACTGGGGTAGACCTAACCGAAGCGGATAAGATACGTAACTTTCTGTTGATGAATGAAAACCAGGAAGATCAAAACCGCTATTTTATCACTTATTGGCATCCAATTGAAAAACGGACCCAATATGATTTAAGTTTATTTTTCTGGTACTACATGGCCATTAAGCAAGGTAAGTATCCAGTAAAGGCCCGCTTATATGAAGATTTTAAACGATTTTATGAGAAAAATTTTACTGACAAGGAAATCTTCTTTAAAGAAATCAATGATTATTCCTATGCCTTTCAGGAAGTGATTGCGGCGAATACAGGGAATCTAGCCATTGATGATATTCTGTTCCGACTAAATCAAATCGATCTCACCGTGATGCGACCTTTCCTGATGTCCTTAGTCCTAGCCTATAATAAGGGCGATTTATTAGAGGATGAGGTTGTCGCTATGCTAGAATTGATCGAATCCTTTACTGCCCGCCACATCATCATTAAATCTTCAACCAGCCTGTTCAACAAATTTTATGCCTCGCTATACCGCTATTTTAAACGCCTCTATCAAAAGGCTAAGGAAGAGGGGCAAGACATTGAAAAAGTCGAAGTCCTGGCAGCGATACTGGTCAATAAGTCGAATAACCTGGCCTTCCCTAAAGATGAAGAGGTGTTGGCTGACTTACGCATGAGAGATTTCTATAATATTCGTCCTAATTATCGTACCTATCTCTTTGAACGTTTGGAAAATTATAATCACCATGAAATTTTGAATATTTATCAGGGGATTGAAGAAGGGAATTATTCGATTGAGCATATCATGCCGCAAAAGTTAAGTAAGGATTGGATAAAAGAACTAGGTCCTAATTATGAGGAGATTCATGAAAGTTACTTAAATCGTTTAGGAAATCTAACCATTACTGGCTATAATTCCAAATATAGTAACAAGTCCTTCCAAACCAAGAAGACCATGGACAAGGGCTTTAATGAGAGCCATTTCGTTTATCTTAATGCCCTGCCTAGGGAAGTGGACCATTGGAATGAGGAAACCATTAAGGAAAGAACACGACGCTTAGCGGATAAAGCCTTGGAAGTATGGCCCTATCCGGAGGTAGATTTTGAAATTAAAACCGAAAACCAAGATGGCTTAGAAACTTATGATGGAGAAAAAGACTTTAATAGCTATCAGATCAAGGGCTATATCTTTCGGGACCAAGAATATCGGTCGGTCAAAAATTGGACAATCTTACTGATTGAAGTTTTACAAGAACTTGCCTATCTTGATTATCAAACCCTTTATCAAATAGCAGAGGAAGAAAAATCACGGGGTTGGCAAACCCGTTTGTCAACGAGTAAAGGCGATTCGCGTGATCAGATAACAAAAAACATTTATATCGATACTGGTCTCAATAATTGGAATAAGATGAATATTATTCGCCATCTTTTCGATATCTATGGTATTGAATATAGTGAATTGCAGGTAGACGTGCGTCCGCCTAAAAAATAG
- a CDS encoding 6-phospho-beta-glucosidase, whose protein sequence is MTQFPERFLWGGATAANQFEGGYQEGGRGLANVDVVPHGEDRPSIIAGEKKHLNFDADHYYPAKEGVDFYNHYKEDIALLAEMGFKTFRLSIAWSRIFPKGDETEPNEEGLAFYEDVFRELHKNGIEPLVTITHFDMPIHLIETYGGWRNRKVVTFYERLVRTLFTRYKDLVKYWITFNEINMIMHAPFMGAGLVFEEGENHRQAQYQAVHHELVASALATKIAHEINPDNQVGCMLAAGLYYPASPDPKDVRQAQIDNQGNYFFVDVQSRGYYPNYALKSLEREGIELPIEEGDLDLLAQNTVDFISFSYYSSRVSAHPDNLDKYDQTAGNIFKSIQNPYLEKSEWGWQIDPLGFRTTMNELYDRYQKPLFVVENGLGAKDELTDDGKIHDDYRIDYLQAHIEALRDTITEDGVPVIGYTSWGCIDLVSASSGEMAKRYGFIYVDRHNDGTGSFERKKKDSFDWYKQVISSNGEDLSWESRA, encoded by the coding sequence ATGACACAATTTCCAGAAAGGTTTTTATGGGGCGGCGCGACTGCTGCTAATCAATTTGAAGGAGGTTACCAGGAAGGTGGCCGAGGTTTAGCTAATGTGGATGTGGTTCCTCATGGTGAAGACCGGCCAAGCATCATTGCAGGTGAAAAGAAACATTTAAATTTTGATGCAGATCATTATTATCCGGCTAAGGAAGGTGTTGATTTTTATAATCACTATAAGGAAGATATTGCTCTTTTAGCAGAGATGGGCTTTAAAACCTTTCGTTTAAGCATTGCTTGGTCACGTATTTTTCCTAAAGGGGACGAAACTGAGCCCAATGAAGAGGGATTGGCTTTCTACGAAGATGTCTTCCGTGAACTCCATAAGAACGGTATTGAACCGCTTGTAACCATTACCCACTTCGATATGCCTATTCACTTGATTGAGACTTATGGGGGCTGGCGTAACCGAAAAGTTGTTACTTTCTATGAACGCTTGGTTAGAACCCTCTTTACTCGTTACAAAGATTTGGTTAAATATTGGATTACTTTTAATGAAATTAATATGATCATGCACGCTCCCTTTATGGGTGCAGGTTTGGTCTTTGAAGAAGGAGAGAACCACCGCCAAGCCCAGTACCAGGCTGTTCACCATGAATTAGTTGCTAGTGCTCTTGCTACTAAGATCGCCCATGAAATTAATCCAGATAACCAAGTAGGCTGTATGTTGGCAGCTGGACTCTATTATCCAGCTAGTCCTGATCCTAAAGATGTTCGCCAGGCTCAGATTGATAACCAAGGTAATTACTTCTTTGTCGATGTTCAATCCCGGGGCTACTATCCTAATTACGCTTTGAAGAGCTTAGAACGTGAAGGAATTGAATTACCTATTGAAGAAGGCGACTTGGACCTGCTCGCCCAAAATACAGTCGATTTTATTTCCTTCTCTTACTATTCGAGCCGTGTATCGGCACACCCGGATAATCTGGACAAATATGATCAAACCGCTGGCAATATCTTTAAGTCCATCCAGAATCCTTATCTAGAAAAATCAGAATGGGGCTGGCAAATTGACCCCTTGGGCTTCCGTACTACAATGAATGAGCTTTATGACCGCTATCAAAAACCACTCTTTGTGGTAGAAAATGGCTTAGGCGCTAAGGACGAGCTAACAGATGATGGTAAAATCCACGATGATTATCGGATTGACTATCTCCAAGCCCACATAGAGGCTTTAAGAGACACCATTACAGAAGATGGCGTCCCTGTTATCGGTTATACTTCTTGGGGATGTATCGACCTTGTTTCAGCTTCATCAGGTGAAATGGCTAAACGCTATGGCTTTATCTATGTTGATCGTCATAATGACGGAACAGGATCCTTTGAACGCAAGAAGAAAGATTCCTTCGATTGGTATAAACAAGTGATTTCAAGTAATGGGGAAGACCTGTCTTGGGAAAGTAGAGCGTAA
- a CDS encoding beta-glucoside-specific PTS transporter subunit IIABC, with the protein MAKDFQALAQDIIDHVGGEANIVDLRHCITRLRFRLRDDDLADTDYLKKRDGIVTVVQSSNQYQVVIGNDVPYVYEAISQIIPLDEEGSSETSEQSSEGNLLNRFIDLLSGLFQPLLGALAATGIIKGIMALLVAFGLSQESGFYQVMNAVGDGFFQFLPMALAVTAARRFKLNVFVALAVSAAFLHPALPGLVESEPLYTLFAGTPIESAVHATFLGLPIILPPAGNYYSTVIPIVFAIWLASKINHWVKSWMPRVVEGTLAPVVTLLIATPVSLLVIGPIATWLSSLVGWLFTSLATFSPILFGALLLGAWQLLVIFGLHWGLIPIGILQLTEGGASDILGITILSTFSVLGLLIAIAIRSKEEKTKNLAASSAVPALFGITEPAVYGILLPMKKVFAVAIILNTLVGAVIGYFRAYAYTAGGLGIFALGRFIHPEDGITQNFWVAAVAMLALTLLGLIAGFLIKIPRIQEEENSSAEFTPQAQKELARDAAKQEILASPVTGAIHRLEDLSDEVFSSGAMGKGIAIEADEGTIYAPSRATITSVFPTGHALGLTTENGTELLIHVGLDTVELKGEGFEKLVQEGDSVEAGQALLRFDRELIRSRGYETVIPIVVTNSQEMTDVLLTLEDHVDRGDYLLTVLHNGN; encoded by the coding sequence ATGGCAAAAGATTTTCAAGCCTTAGCCCAAGATATTATTGACCACGTGGGTGGGGAGGCTAATATTGTTGATTTGAGACACTGTATTACACGTTTGCGTTTTCGTTTGCGGGATGATGATCTAGCTGACACTGATTATCTGAAAAAACGTGATGGGATTGTGACTGTTGTTCAATCCAGTAACCAATATCAAGTGGTCATTGGAAATGATGTCCCTTATGTTTATGAGGCAATCAGTCAAATTATTCCTTTAGACGAAGAAGGATCGTCAGAAACAAGTGAACAATCCAGTGAGGGCAACTTACTCAATCGTTTTATTGATTTATTATCCGGCTTGTTTCAACCGCTTCTAGGGGCTTTAGCAGCGACAGGAATTATCAAAGGGATTATGGCCCTATTAGTTGCTTTTGGCCTTTCTCAGGAGAGTGGTTTTTACCAAGTAATGAACGCGGTCGGGGATGGCTTCTTCCAATTCTTACCCATGGCTCTAGCGGTAACCGCAGCTCGTCGCTTTAAGCTAAATGTCTTTGTTGCATTAGCTGTGTCAGCAGCCTTTCTACATCCAGCTTTGCCTGGTTTGGTCGAAAGTGAGCCTTTATATACTTTATTTGCAGGAACACCAATCGAATCAGCGGTTCATGCGACTTTCCTAGGTTTGCCAATTATATTACCACCGGCTGGTAACTATTATTCCACCGTTATTCCAATTGTTTTTGCTATTTGGTTAGCTTCTAAAATAAATCATTGGGTGAAATCTTGGATGCCACGAGTGGTTGAGGGTACCTTAGCTCCAGTCGTTACTTTACTGATTGCAACGCCTGTCTCTCTCTTAGTCATTGGGCCGATTGCCACTTGGCTATCAAGTCTAGTCGGTTGGCTCTTTACCAGCTTGGCTACTTTCAGTCCAATCTTATTTGGGGCGCTCTTACTGGGAGCATGGCAATTATTGGTTATCTTTGGCTTACACTGGGGTCTGATCCCGATAGGAATTCTACAGCTTACAGAAGGTGGCGCCTCAGATATTCTAGGGATTACCATCCTCTCAACCTTCTCTGTTTTAGGTTTATTGATAGCTATTGCGATTCGGTCGAAAGAAGAGAAGACGAAGAACCTAGCAGCTTCATCAGCTGTTCCAGCTCTCTTCGGAATTACGGAGCCAGCTGTTTACGGGATTTTACTTCCAATGAAGAAAGTTTTTGCTGTAGCGATTATTCTGAATACCTTGGTAGGGGCAGTGATTGGTTACTTCCGTGCCTATGCCTACACAGCTGGAGGATTGGGTATTTTTGCTCTAGGCCGTTTTATTCATCCAGAAGATGGGATTACACAAAACTTTTGGGTAGCGGCAGTGGCCATGCTAGCCTTGACGCTCTTAGGTTTAATCGCTGGTTTCTTAATTAAGATTCCAAGAATTCAAGAGGAAGAAAATTCATCTGCTGAATTTACTCCTCAAGCTCAGAAAGAATTAGCCAGGGATGCAGCTAAACAAGAGATCTTAGCTAGTCCGGTAACGGGTGCTATCCATCGTTTAGAAGACTTATCTGATGAGGTGTTTTCTAGTGGTGCCATGGGTAAAGGTATTGCTATTGAAGCAGATGAAGGAACCATTTATGCTCCCAGCCGAGCAACTATCACTTCAGTCTTTCCAACTGGTCATGCACTAGGTTTAACCACAGAAAATGGGACTGAATTATTAATCCATGTTGGTTTAGATACGGTAGAATTAAAAGGAGAAGGCTTTGAAAAACTTGTTCAAGAAGGTGACAGTGTTGAAGCTGGCCAAGCTTTACTCCGTTTTGACCGCGAGCTTATCCGTTCACGTGGCTATGAAACTGTGATTCCAATTGTAGTAACCAATAGCCAAGAAATGACCGATGTACTATTAACTTTAGAAGACCATGTTGATAGAGGTGATTATCTCTTAACTGTGCTTCATAACGGCAATTAA
- the licT gene encoding BglG family transcription antiterminator LicT has product MKITRILNNNVVQAETKDHKEYVVMGKGIGFQRQLGDSIQDEQIEKRFVLEDDSLFSQLYQDLTTNEIELIFKIIKQAEERLGVRFENNLYVTLADHIHYALARYQEGIHLKNPLHWQVKRLFKLEYQTGLEAVEMINQIFNISLPEGEASSIALHLINAQKEGDHLEQTMEQLRMIERILSLIRLHYGRNFDENSISFQRFMTHLQYFVQRLTSEDMSAEGDSFLNEQVQASYPKAYQAALKIRDFIDKQYHREVGIEEVIYLTIHIQRLMKV; this is encoded by the coding sequence ATGAAAATTACTCGAATCTTAAATAATAATGTGGTTCAAGCAGAAACTAAAGATCATAAAGAATACGTCGTTATGGGCAAAGGTATTGGCTTTCAACGGCAACTAGGGGACTCCATCCAAGATGAGCAGATTGAAAAACGTTTTGTCTTAGAAGATGATTCTCTCTTTAGCCAACTTTATCAGGATTTAACGACTAATGAGATTGAATTGATTTTTAAGATTATTAAACAGGCTGAAGAGCGTTTAGGTGTTCGCTTTGAAAATAATCTCTATGTAACCCTAGCTGATCATATTCATTATGCTTTAGCTCGCTACCAAGAGGGAATCCATTTGAAGAATCCCTTGCATTGGCAAGTGAAGCGTTTGTTTAAGTTGGAATATCAAACAGGCTTAGAAGCTGTGGAGATGATTAATCAGATTTTCAATATTAGTTTGCCTGAAGGAGAAGCCTCTTCGATTGCCCTGCATCTGATCAATGCGCAGAAAGAAGGGGATCACCTCGAACAGACCATGGAGCAATTGCGAATGATCGAACGCATTTTATCGCTCATACGTTTACATTATGGAAGGAATTTTGACGAGAATTCAATTTCTTTCCAACGATTTATGACCCATCTACAATATTTTGTTCAACGCCTAACCTCAGAAGATATGTCTGCTGAAGGGGACAGTTTCTTGAATGAGCAAGTTCAAGCTTCTTACCCTAAGGCTTACCAAGCAGCTTTGAAAATTAGAGATTTTATTGATAAACAATACCATCGAGAGGTGGGGATAGAAGAAGTGATCTACTTAACGATCCATATTCAACGGCTAATGAAAGTTTAG